The Bifidobacterium animalis subsp. animalis ATCC 25527 genomic interval ATGTTCACTGCGGTAGTGGTTTTACCTTCGGAAGCACCTGCCGATGTAATAACCACAAGGCGGCAGTTCGTGCCTTCCACCGGAGCGGAGAACGAAAGACTGGTACGAATACGACGGAAATCCTCAGCAATCGGACTTCCGGCTCGCTCACTACAACAGGAGAGCTACCGGCAAGAATATCAGCCTTCACCACGCGACCGATTATCGGTGCGTCAACGATATCCGTCACATCGTTCTCATCCTGGATCTTCTTGGAAAGCACATCCTTCAGCAGTGCCGCCAAAATGCCGATAATCAAGCCTCCCAATATGCCGGCGAGAAGATTGAGACTCCACTTCGGAGAGCTCGGTTTCGCAGGTACTTGAGCAGGCTGCACAACGGAAAGTTTCACCGCAGAATTGGAACCGGCAGTGTACAGAGATTTCTCTACAACATTGCTGAGTGAAGCAGCCGCACTGTTTGCGATGCGGGCAGCGGCCGAAGGATCGGCATCAGTCACAGCGATATTCACAAATGCTGTATTCGTAGGATTCGTTACAGTAATCTGCGACGCGAGTGCGGTAGTTGTCGTGCTCAATTTGAGTTCTTCCACGACTGGCTGCAATACCGATTGTGTTTTTGCCACCTGAGGATAGGACTTGATCTGACTCATGATATACGAGCTACCACTGTACTGTTCGGAGGAGTTCGCGGAATCATTGGAGCTGTTATACGTCGCGAACAACTGCGTATTGGTCGTATATTCCACAGGAGACATAGCCGTATACAGTATGTCCACTCCGAGTATCACTGCGAAGGTGACAACAATCGTGATGATGTGCTTGCGCAAAATGCCCAGCAAATCCGCAATAGTCATGCCCTCGTGCGTAGATGCTGAAGTTTGCGATTGACTCTGTGAGTATCGATTTACCTCATTCTCAGCCGTGTATAACGCTTTCCCGTTCAAGCATAGAGGTACCGCTCAAGTCAGAACCATCTCTCGGCTTTCGCTTCGACCTCAACGTTTCCCATCGAATACAACTTTTATATGGTACCAATCATTTACGGCCGCGAAACATTGCGTGGATTCCCAGCAAAAATCACCAAGCATCTTCACATCTTTCTGGCGCAAAAGAACACTTTTTGCGAGAACTTGCCGGAAATCACACCAAAGTGCGGTAGCGAGGGTGCCAATGCACGATTACAGTCATTCCCAATCGACTTTCCTGTGGAGAAAGAGAAATCCCTCTGCCAGTATGGCGCTATGCTCTGGGGACGTCTGACATTATGAGCAACGTGCCGACACCGAATGTGCCTTGGTATTTGTTCTGGAATAACTATTCAGCGCTAGTTGAGATCAAAGATGCGGAGTCTGCAGCGGATATCTTGTAGTGCGCAATTGAAGAGTTTGGTCTCACTGCGACAACCATGCAGGCGAGGTAACGTGCCGTGTTTGCAAACAGCCTGCCGCAAAGGTCATCGAGTGAGCTCCAATATTGTCGCTACCGAGAGCGCAGTCTCATAACGACAACCGAAGCGCTGCCAGGGTGGTCGGTCTTGCAAGCCCAGTCTCAAGGAGGCGCTTACAGCACCGACAAAAGCGCCAGTATAGAGAACGGTATCTCAAACAGGCAATTTAGGCGCGCTAACTTCATTTCCACAAACACTTCATACTGTTTCGTTTACCACGCGAGCAGTTTTGGGGCCATGCAGGAGAATAGGGAATCCTCTGCGATTCCGGCGATAGAATTGGAACCGTAATCTTGAGAAGGTTCCAACAGCTGGAGTAATCTGCGACGACGATGCCGCGGACCCGCAACGAAGCGAGGTGCTGTCATGTTCAACGGCAAGAAGAAAGCGCCAAAGAACGACTAGAGACAGTCAATCATGTCGCTCGGCCAAGTCAAGAATGAGGCGAACAACGGTGGGAGCCAACGACGAGGCGTATGCCGTTCGGCCGAACCGGGCGAACGGATCGGCCACAATCTCAACACATGCCGACAGCAACCATGCCCAATGGTCCGGCCATGGGCATGCAAGTCGCCGCACAAGCCGCTCCCCGCAGAAACGCAAACGATTCAAGGTGCTGATCTACGCGTTTGCCTCCCTCATGGTGTTTGCACTCGGCGTGGGGACCGGCTCGTCGAACGCTGTGAAACCGGTGGAAACGATCCCGTCTGCTGCAGTCGCGCCCACCGAGCAGATTGACGCCAAGGAGGACGACGCCGAATTGAAACGGCGAGAGGAGGCTCTGAACAAGCAAGCCGAGGAACTCGACAAACTGAAGCGTGAGCTCGACGAGCAGCAGAAGTCACAGAGCGAGCGCCAGACCCAACTCGACGAGCGAGAGAAGAATATCGCCAGCAAGGAAGAGGCGAAGAAACAGGCGGAAGTCGAAGCTGCACAGCGCAAGAAAGCAGAGCAGGAGCAGGCGGCCGCAGCGGAGAAGGCGCGCGCGGAGGCCGAAGCCGTGGAACGGGACCGGGCACAGGCTCAGGCGGCACAAGCAGCGGCAGAGGAAGCGGCACGGCAGCAAGAGCAAGCTCCGCAGGTCGTCGAACAGCAGACATCACGAATAGTGCATCCAGGTGCCTTCTGCTCCACAGCCTGGGAGACAGGCGTTTCACAGAAGGGCGTCGGATACACGTGCAAGGCAGATAACAGCGGGCGCTTGCGTTGGCGGCGGTGATTGGGCGTGCGGCGGTAACATATCGCAGATCGTCGTAAACCGAATCGCGTGCACAATGAAGTGTTCCGTCGATTGCCGGATTCTGGAATGAAAACCGTGCTTTCAAATTGAGTATCCGCTCAAAACGGATAAGGAATGTTAGGGATATCTAACAATATAAAGCATAAAGCAGGTGCATCTTCAAGAAAGTGTACCACCCCCATATTCTGCTCGCCGGTAATGAATCACACAACACCAGAACGCTGCGGAGAAGCCATCCAATAGGATGCTTCGGGTTCTCCCCAGTCATACGGAGCAAACCGACCACCTCGGCCACCAGCAGATACCGTTCAGTCGTCGCCACGACCTCTCCATGCGCAGATGCCGGCAGCGAGACCAGCGATGACGGCGGCGCTTGCGAATCCCCCGGATATTAGTGCATTTCCGTTCAGCGCTCCACATAGTGCTGTGATGCCGAACGTCAGTGAGACGACTCCTATGGCGGTCGAAATCCTTGCATTGTTGTTCATAATATTCAGCTCCAATGGGTGATGGGGGGGTAGGATTGGACGAAGTGGTTCCGGCAGCTAAGGCTAGCCGGAACCACTCCGAATCGTCCCACTTGTGCGAGGCAAACCAATCACCGTGATTAGGTGTGGTAGAATGTGTTATGAGATGAGGCCTTGCGAAGACACCTGTTGGTGACTTCCCAAGGCCTCGGTTTTCTTTCATCGGGCGCGGATCAGACGAATCTGCGGATTATCCCCTCTTGTACGGGGCAAACCGTGTTTGAGTGTGCGATTGCACCCTCCGATTACGGATCATCCCCGCCTGTGCGGGGCAAACGTATGAAGGCGGTGGCCACGTCGAAGACGCCCGGATCATCCCCGCCTGTGCGGGGCAAACAGCGACGACCCACAGCCGACGGCCGTCCCCAACGGATCATCCCCGCCTGTGCGGGGCAAACCGGCTCGCACATCACATGCGGCCGCGAAAACCTGGATCATCCCCGCCTGTGCGGGGCAAACCTTTCGATGAGCGTGCCTTGGGCTGCTGTTGGCGGATCATCCCCGCCTGTGCGGGGCAAACTACGGCGATGTCGCGCTCAAGGACCTGCCCGCCGGATCATCCCCGCCTGTGCGGGGCAAACTACGGCGATGTCGCGCTCAAGGACCTGCCCGCCGGATCATCCCCGCCTGTGCGGGGCAAACCGATCGGTTTGAGTGCTGTTGGACGCTCGGTTCGGATCATCCCCGCCTGTGCGGGGCAAACTTGGACGGCACCGTTCGCGCTGGTCGCCCACCCGGATCATCCCCGCCTGTGCGGGGCAAACGGTTTGCCGTCCGCGGTGAGCATGCCGGACGCCGGATCATCCCCGCCTGTGCGGGGCAAACTTGACTCAGGTGCAGGCGTTGCGTGATGCCGACGGATCATCCCCGCCTGTGCGGGGCAAACCAACTCAACTACACGCCGGCAACCGAGCGTGCCGGATCATCCCCGCCTGTGCGGGGCAAACGACTTCCCGCCCCTCGCTGCCTTACGCTTGTCCGGATCATCCCCGCCTGTGCGGGGCAAACTTGGAGAACGATAAAAACGGCGTCATGGATTACGGATCATCCCCGCCTGTGCGGGGCAAACGAGAGCATGGCGGACGCGATGGACGGCATGAGCGGATCATCCCCGCCTGTGCGGGGCAAACATTCCAGCGGCCACGCAAGGTAATATGCGTGACGGATCATCCCCGCCTGTGCGGGGCAAACGTGACAGTGCGCGCATTCGTGTCTGACGCTGCCGGATCATCCCCGCCTGTGCGGGGCAAACCATGTATCGCATACCTGAGTACCCCACGCTCAACGGATCATCCCCGCCTGTGCGGGGCAAACTATCCGTTGGCTGAGTTGATGAAACACTCGGTCGGATCATCCCCGCCTGTGCGGGGCAAACGCACGCGCTTGCACGTCCAGCCAATTCTCGCTCGGATCATCCCCGCCTGTGCGGGGCAAACCTCTTCGCGCCCTCTAGCTCGTAGCGAATACCCGGATCATCCCCGCCTGTGCGGGGCAAACTTCTTGGCGACCTCGCCGAATCCGGCAGGACCCTTGTTGCCGCACACCTCACGCCAGGTCTTCACCTTCGCCCCGGCCGGATCATCCCCGCCTGTGCGGGGCAAACCTCTTCTATTCGAGTTCCCATTACGGGTATTACGGATCATCCCCGCCTGTGCGGGGCAAACCAACGTTTTCTTGACCCGACTTGCGCTCTCACCGGATCATCCCCGCCTGTGCGGGGCAAACCTGTAGCGGCTAATACCGCGCTAGCGCCGGAACCGGATCATCCCCGCCTGTGCGGGGCAAACCTGCGCAGACCTCGTGCGCTCGACCCATATCTCGGATCATCCCCGCCTGTGCGGGGCAAACCGCCACCACAAGGGCGACGCATGGATACTGAACGGATCATCCCCGCCTGTGCGGGGCAAACCGACGCAGACCATCGAAGGCGCTATGGGCAACCGGATCATCCCCGCCTGTGCGGGGCAAACCAATCGACGACCCTGACTGTCCTCCCGCAGCGCGGATCATCCCCGCCTGTGCGGGGCAAACGCAGCGGCGTAGGCAAGGGACTCGGCCTTGCACGGATCATCCCCGCCTGTGCGGGGCAAACAATTCGTGTATGACGGGTCGCCGTGGATACAGCGGATCATCCCCGCCTGTGCGGGGCAAACAGTCCGACTTTACTGGCAAAACACTCTCTCGACTATGTCAAAAGATTGGATTTGCACACTCCGCTCACTTTCCGTCGTCGCTATTCGACGCACCATCATCGACCGAATCGTCGATACCGCGACGCATTGCTCCATCCCGTGCACCGTCCGCGCGAAGGTCTTCTGGCGGAATCATTCTCCGAAGATTGCTCGGCCGGCCGCAGGATAAGCTCCAATCCATCATAATCTATCGGTTGCCATGTCTGCCCATAAGTCTTGAATTCAAGCCCCTGCTCAGTATTCGAGGAATATACCATCACGGCTTTCCCTTCCTCCAGATTCTCAAGGACCTGCACCCACAAGAGTTCTCGCACCCTAGCGGAGACCTTGCCCACATACACCCCCGCAGAGATTTCCAGCAGCCATCTAGTGAGATGTCCACGTAATTTCGGAGGTGCGGAAGTCAGCACAATCACTATCATGGTGCCTCACAAATGTAGTTCCCGAATCCCGCGATCAGAATTCTTCCCCATCAACGACTCCTTTCCCGAAATTATGCCCCGCGTTGGAATATCCCGCTGCTCCGGCCCAAATCTGCGTAGTAATATCTTCCACTTGAACGT includes:
- the cas2e gene encoding type I-E CRISPR-associated endoribonuclease Cas2e; this translates as MIVIVLTSAPPKLRGHLTRWLLEISAGVYVGKVSARVRELLWVQVLENLEEGKAVMVYSSNTEQGLEFKTYGQTWQPIDYDGLELILRPAEQSSENDSARRPSRGRCTGWSNASRYRRFGR